One genomic window of Nicotiana sylvestris chromosome 10, ASM39365v2, whole genome shotgun sequence includes the following:
- the LOC138879852 gene encoding secreted RxLR effector protein 161-like, with amino-acid sequence MKNCSPIAAPIIKGDKFSLNQCPQNALEKEQMKDIPYVSLVVSLMYSQVCTRSDIAFAVGMLGRYQSNLGLDHSKAGKRVLRYLQGTNDFKLTYRYSDSLEVIGYSDSDLGGRKDTSKSTSGYIFLLAGGAVSWRSVNQTIVATSTMEGEFIAYY; translated from the coding sequence ATGAAGAACTGTTCACCTATAGCAGCACCTATAATTAAAGGTGATAAATTCTCATTGAATCAATGTCCACAAAATGCATTagaaaaagagcaaatgaaagaTATTCCCTATGTTTCGCTTGTTGTGAGCCTTATGTATTCACAAGTCTGTACTAGATCTGATATTGCTTTTGCGGTAGGAATGCTTGGTAGATATCAAAGTAACCTTGGTCTTGACCATTCAAAAGCTGGTAAAAGGGTTTTGAGATATTTGCAAGGAACCAATGATTTTAAGCTCACATACAGATACTCTGACTCATTGGAGGTGATTGGATATTCAGACTCTGATTTGGGTGGACGCAAAGACACTAGTAAATCTACTTCAGGATACATTTTCCTTCTTGCTGGAGGTGCCGTATCTTGGAGAAGTGTCAATCAAACCATTGTTGCAACATCCACAATGGAAGGTGAATTTATAGCATACTATTAA